One window of the Lytechinus variegatus isolate NC3 chromosome 3, Lvar_3.0, whole genome shotgun sequence genome contains the following:
- the LOC121410770 gene encoding putative nuclease HARBI1 yields MALLLYVNNARALNRERVFRDRTNPLDVLNDRKMHKYYRFTRQGVMRIIDLIQDRIAPLTERSHSIDSRLQVFVALNFYATSDFYSSVQKEHGVSSASVCRIVARVSEALANLKDEVITWRPVVEKQREFMETSGFPMVVGAVDCTHIWLDGSPLGDTEYAFINRKGWHSINVQYISDAKYNIINVSARWPGSVHDSRVFENSAVGQSFQRGELEGVILGDSGYPQRSWLMTPFRNPQTPAERAYNRSHMRGRVVVEQTNGQIKKKFPCLRRGLRVEPKKACTIIVACTVLFRLSKEWKEPYLGRDHEVPQVGADDFDGPVSNEGYAARAQLVARCFT; encoded by the exons ATGGCTCTTCTTCTGTACGTTAATAACGCTCGAGCGCTCAATCGAGAGCGTGTCTTCAGGGATAGGACCAATCCCTTGGATGTATTAAACGATAGGAAGATGCATAAGTACTACCGTTTCACTCGGCAAGGAGTGATGAGGATCATCGACCTAATTCAGGACCGCATAGCCCCTTTGACAGAGAGGAGTCATTCCATAGACTCAAGGTTGCAGGTGTTTGTTGCTCtgaacttttatgcaacatCCGACTTTTACTCCAGTGTCCAGAAGGAGCATGGTGTTTCTTCAGCTAGCGTTTGCAGAATAGTCGCTAGAGTTTCCGAAGCTCTGGCAAACTTGAAAGATGAAGTAATAACATGGCGGCCAGTGGTTGAAAAGCAGAGGGAGTTTATGGAGACGAGTGGATTCCCCATGGTCGTCGGGGCAGTGGACTGTACTCATATTTGGCTTGATGGCAGCCCTTTGGGGGACACTGAATACGCATTCATCAACAGGAAGGGATGGCACAGTATCAATGTTCAGTACATAAGTGATGCCAAGTACAACATAATCAATGTAAGTGCACGGTGGCCAGGATCTGTGCATGACAGCAGAGTCTTCGAGAATTCAGCGGTAGGACAATCGTTCCAGCGTGGTGAATTGGAAGGTGTCATTCTTGGTGACTCTGGTTACCCGCAAAGATCATGGTTAATGACCCCATTTCGTAATCCTCAAACACCTGCAGAACGCGCTTACAACAG GTCTCACATGAGAGGACGAGTGGTGGTGGAGCAAACTAACGGTCAGATAAAGAAGAAGTTCCCTTGCTTAAGGAGAGGTCTGAGAGTGGAACCAAAGAAAGCCTGCACAATCATCGTTGCTTGCACAGTCCTGTTCCGTCTCTCAAAAGAGTGGAAAGAGCCATACCTTGGAAGGGATCATGAAGTACCACAAGTAGGTGCAGATGACTTTGATGGTCCTGTCAGCAATGAGGGATATGCTGCACGTGCCCAACTGGTGGCCAGATGTTTCACTTGA